Sequence from the Colletotrichum higginsianum IMI 349063 chromosome 6, whole genome shotgun sequence genome:
CTTTCCTTGGTTGTTTGctctttttttcttgctGCCCTGCacctcccccaccccccgtTTGTGCTCCCAGTCGTCTCCTCCAGTTACAAGGGAAACCAGAAAAGGACATTTGAATGTTTAGATAGCTTGGCCTTAATGGAACACGAAGTTGCGCGAGGACACAAGGAGAAACCACTGGTCTGCCTGCCTCTTGCTTGTGATGTGCTGTGTGATTTTGATgcgatgggggggggaggctcTAGGCTCTGGAAATGAGTCGGAATGAGGCCGGTTTGTGATTATCGCACTTCGGCGCTACGGTGGCagttgggggagggggggacgtAGTAGACTGACTCCCCTAGTCTTCCTCTCGGCCCTCGTCTTGGTGGCCTCGCCTCTAGAAatttcccctttcccttcctctctagagctggttttttttcttcttcttcttttcatTTCATTGAAAGGGTTTACTTAcgccccccgcccccctaTCATTGCCTTAAAAGTGAGACTGGAGTGAATGTTTTTTGATAGGTGAAATATTTCTTCATACCTCCCGTTGTAAAGCGTACATGCACAGGCGGGTAAGAGAgggaggatgatgacgatgagcgTTGAACTGCAGTCCAAGTGGATGGTAAAGCAGTGGCCGTGGTGTTGGGGGAGGATGGTTCACTTCTGTTGCCATTTCGCGAACTCAACAGCTTATATTTCAAGAACATGAGTCCATTCGGGCCTACATCCACATTTCTGCCCGTCTACTCGTCTCGCTGTGCTGGCTTCTCTACCAAGGACATCAAAGTCCTTCCGGGTGGCCGACTCCCGACTGTCTACTACTCCCTGTACatgatggcgccgccgtcccacTCGGCAAGCCTGCCGACGTTGGCCCGTCCCTTGACGGCGAAGCCAAGCCTCTCGTAAAAGGGCTCGACGCCCGCGAGGCCGATGAGCCAAGCCGGCACGTCCTCCGCGTCGGCCTGCCGCAGGCCCTCCCGCACGAGCAGCGAGCCGTACCCCTTGCCCTGGAACTCGGGATGGGCGCCCAGCGTGGAGAGGTACCACGCGTTCCTGCGCCGCGGGTGCGCCGGGTCGTCCTTGAGCGGGTCCGTGGCGGCGTGGGTGTCGTCGAACATGTCGGCCATGGCCGGGTCGACGGAACGCGACGGCCAGAGGTAGCCCGAGAGCGAGTTGGCGGCCAGGAGGACGGGCTTGAGCCATCCGCGGAGGGTGAGCcagccctcggccgccgactTCTCCTCGGGGGTGGGGTACGGCCGGCGCCACCAGGCGAAAGCGGCAATGCGCTCGCCCGAGGGCGACGCGGTCGGGTCCGGGACGACCACGACGTGGAAGAGTTGCTGCTCGGGGCCCCAGTACCGGGCGTAGAAGTAGCGGTGGGCCCAGGCGCGGAGGTCGTCGGGAAACTCGCGGCAGCGGGGGTGTATCTTCTTGACGGCCCAGTCATCtccgaaggcggcgacgtagatgtcgacgacggcgggcaGGTCAGCGGAGGTGCCCGGACGGACGTGGAACTCCGGCTTAGACATTGTTTGCGGCCCTGGTGTGATGATGGTGTAGTCTGGGTGGTCAAGTGGTGGGTGTTATGCGTCAGActcgtcgtccgaggcgGGAAAAGGCGATATGGAGGCTAGGCCCTAACTGCAACAAGAAGCCGAGCGCGGAGACAAACTTGGGGAGGGTTGGAGaagggcgccgtcggctcggggtggtgatggcagtggtgatggtggtgatggtggtggggaGATGACTCAGGGTGCAATTGACCAGCGAGCGTGTCGGAATATTCCACTTGAGCGCAATGGCACCATTCGAGAGTCGATTGACCCGATTGGGGGCAGAGAGTGATTGGCTGCGGGGATGTATAAGTCAATTGGGATGTATGGAGGTGTGGTGGAAGGAAGCTGGCCTAGTGCTGCAACAGCGAGCTTGAGTTGATATGGAAGGGTGGTCATCGTCCGTCAGATGTCGCCGGAAGGGCGGTGCGGGGGATTGGCCTGCCCAACTCGTCGAGATCAGGAGGGCGGGGCCGGATGACTCAACCGGCAAACATCAGACGGAGGCTCTTGACAAAAGTTCCCGAGGGATGGCTGCAGGTCATCTGGAACCCGGAGCCGACCCCGGCCATGAACCGTGGGGTGTCTGTCGTGTTAGTCGGCCGAAAGATGTCAATGGTCCCGAAGTGCGTACGGGCGATCTCAAACCGGAGCAGAAAGCTGATACGGGGGCTCGGGGGCGGGGAGCCATCCGAAGCCGACAGCGGCAGCCGGCcaagggtttttttttttctttctcgccggcgccggcggcgggcgcggggaAGATCCGCCGAAGCACAGGCACTGGCACAAAGCATACAGTGTGGAGTCGGCTGCCAACCCACGCAAGGGAAATTTTCGGCCCCcaaaggccgccgccgcatgGGCACACCCAAAGACAGGAAAGGAGAGAGGTTGGGGAGAAAATCGCTCGATCCTTAGACCCTGGCGACCagagcggcagcggcgtccCACCCACGCGGAAGTGCCGGTATTTCAGCCGCCCGGCGAGCCGcgtcctcccctccccctcatccCTTCCAACGTCGCAGAAACCATACGGACGAGCCCGCGGCTCCGTGGTGGCCGGCCTCGAGTCGCACAGTCTGACGAACGAATGTAAGCAGAAGTATTACCGCATCGCGATGCACTCGATATTTGGGTGGGTAAGCCCGAGCATGGTCGCAcaagggcggcaacggcggcgagaaggtcACGAAGGCGCCCTGTGGGCGATTAGTGTAGCGGAACGCTGTgcaacgtcaacgtcggTTTGGCGCGGCCAGGGGGCGCCGTTCGGAGGCATGTTGACCGTTTCTTACCCGCCATGTCAGCCCTACATACGAAGGCGCCCGTGAGCCATGAACCGCCCGCTGGCAGATGCAGGTCTTGGATATCCGCTATTGTGCCGCACGTCACAGGTCGGATTCGGGAACGCCACACACATGACAATGTTGATAGCGCTGTTTGATGTTTCGTTAGGATGAGAATGTGGTAACGTAGGTAGGGACGTAGGTAGGgacgtaggtaggtaggatACTAGGTGCAAAtgatacctacctacgtaATTACCTAGGCAGGTGGGTAGCAGCAGTGCCTCTGCAAGGGGCTTGTTGATTAATCATCGGTGGGTCGGGGGCCTAGAAGAGATGCGATGCGGCAGGCACAGGACGGCGGAAGGCACGACATATGCCGAAGAATGAATACGTACCCTGTTATCACTTGTCTGCGTCTGTCTGACAGTCTGACAGTCTTCGCGTCTGCCGTTTGCCGTCTGCCTTCTGGGATCTGCCGTCGCTGGTCGTACCCGACTTTTCGGATCGTCCATCTTTGTGTCCGTGCCAATCCCGGATGGACTGACAAGGACGTGACGGACTAACCCGACGAAGACAAGGCCCCCCTCGATGGTCGAGTCATCTCATCAACAACATGGGTGTATAGCTGACAGTGAAGCAGCCACAACAAAACGCCTGTCATCGACGACTATGAGCCTGGTATTGGTCACGCTTCATACAGTACTGGCACAAGTTAGCAAGCAATGTTTTGGCCAGCAAATGCAATGCAATGGAACGGACGGCACTTGTTCAAAACCCCCACCATTCGTTTCAATTAGGTGTGTTTGGCCCCCAACCCAACCAACGCTTCTCATGGCTCATACAACGAAAGGGTAAGAACACTAAGCAATAGGTACTTATCCGTTCGCATCTTGTGTGTGAGTGTTACACAGAGACCAACGGAGTTGCAGGGGTGGATGAGGGGAGGCAACAACATCCATGGGTCTTCAGACAACTCATATCCAATCTTCAGCGGAGACCAGGATTAAGACTGGATCAAGGAATGATCCGCCTGGAGAGTAGAGAAATGGCCTAGGAAGTCTGCGAGGACCCCCTCTTCGAGGCCCCTCCGTATCCTCAGCATCCTCCATTATGACTGGTGCGGACTGTCGTGACTGGGTGCAGCGTCCCCTCGGGgcccttcttggcctcgaaaaaaaaaaccacaaTAAAGAGGTCTGGGCCTGTGGAGCACGCGGCACTAGTAGGGAGCATCGTTGCAGTTGCGGACGGCTAGCACACTGCCAGGACAGGACTCCCTGAACAGCGAACACTAGTGCGTTCCCGGTCGGGTACCGTAGCTCCCAACTGAAGTCGTACGCACTTCGGAGGTAAATAGctaaggtaggtagtaggtaGGGGTATCCATCCGTACCGTACCGTAGCtcctaccttaccttaccttaTTAATCCTCAGCCCAGCCGGGCTCCTCTCCTCGTTCTCGCACTCCCTCTCTTTGCCATCACCAAGCCATCGAGACCGAGCCCTGTCTCGACAGACTACCCAAggaggtaggtaggtaggttggCTGTTATTGCTGACCGTCCTTGCTTTGCTTGCCCCttgctgttgtcgtcgatTCTCCTTCTgtcccgtccgtccgtccgtctgtctgtctgtctgtctgtctgtctgtctgttccGTCTCGTTTTGCTCTGTAAAAGCAGGCGAGTCAGGCCGCAGACCGGGGGCCGGGTGAGCCGCGACCCCGTTCGTTGCTCGTCGACACCATTTTGCCATATTTCCTGCCGGGAAAAAGATTCCCATTTTCTGTGTTGGAACCTGgcctttcttcccttctttTCGCATCGTGGAATTCGGCCGAACTTCCCCTGCCGCCCGGTTCTTCTCGCGCAAGCCGCCCCGTTGGCGCCATCTACCGCCGCCTCTCCCATCTACCCCCTCCATATTATATTGTCTTTGGTGTGTTGACAAAggaccatcaccaccaccaccaccaccaccataacaacaacaacaacacaaaacacacaacacacaacaCAAACCACAAACCACAAACCACGCATCACGCATCACAACATGTCGAGACAGATCCAGCGGCTCGAcgtgacgccgccgtccgagGACTCGGACGCGGTCAACTCGGGCTCGCGTTACGCAGGCcgcttgtcgacgtcgtccagccaTCTCTCTCCCGTCGATTCCCCGCCCCGCGCCCATCGCGCCTGCGAAAAATGCACCCGCACCAAGAAGAAGTGTGACAAAGGCCTGCCCGCTTGCTCGAGGTGCACCAGGTAAGTTGACCAAGCACTGCCTACCTACTCTAGAGGCTATCTACCTGCCTATCCGCCTGCCAGCCATCGTGAGCCTAACCGGGGATCCCAGACTCACCACCAACTGCTGCTACGACTTTGTCGTCAATCCGCCTTCGctcaccatcgtcgaccaAGGCGCCGTCGCCACTGCCTACAAGCATCCCAGCGACGCGCGGCCCACCTTTGAGTGGCTCAACCAGGTCGACTTCACCGCTGGCCAGATCATGCAGCTCCTCGTCAGCCATGGCGTTGACTGGAAGGCCTCCGTCAACACCTATTTCAACACCGTCAATACCTggctcgtcgtcatccaccCCGACGCCTGGCGCAGACgttgcgccgccgccgacctcgacaccAACCCCAACGACTCGGATCTGGCTATGCTTATCTTGTGCATCCACCTGTTGACCATCTGGAATTGTGACGAGTTTTCGTCCACCGCCATGCTGGACCACCCGCTCTATCAGACTGCCAAGCGCATCTGGACTTTGAGGAAAGCCTTTTccaaggccaagatcgagCACGTGCAGTGCGGCGTTCTGATATCTCTCTATGAGATGGGGCATGGCGACATCACCCGCTGTTATCAGACGTTTGGCGAGGCCGCCTCGCTCGGCAAGGTGCTGAATTTGAAACCCGGCAAGTACGtcaaggaagaagaggacaTGCCCGCCGACCCCGAAGACGAGCAAAATCGAGCGCTTTGGTGGGTGCTCGTCATCATGGACAAGTGAGAACTACAGCCCAGCCCAATCCGTTACCCCGAGTCTTTACTTACTCTGCAGGATCTCCCACGAACAATCCTCGACACTGTGGAACCCGCTCCAGATGGACATGCcctccgacgacgacctgctcCCCACGGAGCACTATCTTTGGGACAGCGACAGAAACGGGTCTTTTAAGCTGGTCAAGCGGTACCCCGTCACCATCCCGGCCTCTGTCCGCGTCGGCGCTTTTCAGAGGTCTTGCCAGGCAGCCATTCTTCTCGGCTACGCCATCAATTGGGAGGCGGCCAACGCCGAGCTTGATGAACCCCCCAGCGTCTGGTCCTTTGTCCAGCTGGAGTCCGCCACTAGGGACCTCATCGAAGCATTGATTACCCGGTCAGAAACTTGGGGCGAGAACCTCAATACATATGCTCAGTGTGCAAGGTTCGTCAGCATCCCGGCTTGTCAGCGCCCCGTTCCTCAAGCGTTAACGTCTCCCAGTATCTTCTGTCTTCTCTTCTATTCCTTCCTCTATGCAGCCAATAGGCCCGACACTCCGGCCCAGGATCCCGAGACGGACGTGGAGATGAggaaggccgtcgccggcatcaagTTCACCATTGGCCTAGTGATAGATGGCTCAAATGGTATCTTCAACGCCTACTCCAGCCGTGACGACGTTTTGGAACACTGCGCGCCCGTCTGGCCATATGCGCAGTACCACACGATGCAGCTTCTCTTCCACTATGAAGCTCTGCTGGAAGACGCAGAGTCCATGATGGCAGAGGTCAGACACCGTGTTGATTGCACAACGAAGCGATGGGCTTGTTCTCGTATGAACCCTTATCATGACACTACTGCATAAACCCGGAGCCACTGACTCTTTGTTCCAGGTTGGCTGTTGGAAGAGTTCGATAGAGtccaggcggcgaggaggagcggggCCAGGATGTGCAAAAAGTGAGGCCGCATCGCGTTCGTATTCCCGGACTAACTTCAGGGGCTGACAGTACTAGGTGCACAATTGGAAGCAGGACTTGCGGGCACTGCCCAGTTCCCGAATGAGAAGACGACATATCAGGAGACGAGGATCACTCTTTGTCACGATGCAGAAAAGGATAACCCTCGACTCCAAATCGCAGCAGGACAGACCCCTTGACCCTGGCGTCTATGACCCAGTCCGACTTGGACTTTCTGCGTATCAGGACGGCGACGTGCGCTTGTAGAAGAGACGGACCGAAGAACAAACCCAGCGTGCTGGATTGTAACGCTGAGAGAACGTCCGCTCAGCCATTGCCAAAACTGCAATATGTGTTGACAAGCACAAGCAACGTCGCATGATAGCACCTTGTCGTCTGTTATGCGATCAGGCTAGGCCTGCCGGACAAGGCTTGCTACAAACCCTATCGACACTCCGGCTGCCGCGAGACTTTAACGAGTCTCAAAAGTCTCAAGATCACCCCTTACACCATAACACTGGCGAAAACGGCTGCAGAGCGTGAAAGTAaagcggggggggggggggggggggggcaatTCATCTGTGCGCTAAGGAACGACTGACAAGTTTCGCGAGGCTGTAGACGCAATGCACGGAACGGGATGTCCAGCAGACcaacctcgtcggcgtctcAGTGTCTGGTCGGTTGCGGGCGACGAAGATAGGCAGCTTCGTCTTCGGGCCATTCATTTGTCTACATGGGTTCTGTTGGTCAAACGgactcgacgaggtccgGCGGCGAACATGAATTAGGTCAATGCAGTACCCTGTCGGCCGTCTCGTTCATAATCCTGCTGTCTTGCGGAATGTACAAAGCCATGGATTGGGAAGTGTACGTTCAGCACTGTGACCATGCAGTCAGTCGCTCGTGACTGGGCTTTGGCTTTGGCTGCATGCAGGACTGCGCGTCGCAATCAATCTCACGATCGCAGTCGAGGGTTGGACTTGAGAGGTTCCGAGCTTCAACCGCTGGCCCTCGGGCAGTGCTTTGCATGGGTTTATCTCGAGCGTCATATGCGCTCGGACAAGGGACAATGGAACCAGACGCCCCCTGTGTCAAACGGCTTAGAACCATATCCATCTGATGAAACAAGGTCGGTTGCccgtccctcctccttttGTGAgacgaaaagaaagaaggagaaagaaaaaggacaAACCCCGCATTTCATTGCTTGCGCACGCACTCCCTCTATGCAATTGAGACGACTCTGCTCGTGGTTTGAGTTCGGCGATGACTTGACAttggctgggctgggccCGTCCGAGATTCCGAAAAGCTGGCCAGCGACTCCCATCCAGATCGAGTCTCAAAAGGGTGCGTGTCGTCGTTCCTGTACGGCGGCGTCAGCGTCAGCGGAGTGTAACCTGTGGGGGCACTCTTCCTCGCTTGTTTTGAGGTAGCACAGGTAGCTGgtctcggggggggggggactgaATGAGCGAAATCTCGTTCGCGGTAGTCGGCTGCCTCCCGCTCGTGCGTGCCTGTGATGGTGGTAGCCGGAAACGTCCTTGGATACAGATGGACGGTTGATAATGGCAACGCTTGAGAcaggatggggggggggtttaTAGCCCATTGTGTCACCGCTGTGAGACATGAACATTGCGGTGGGAAAGTGTTGTAGGGAAGGGGGGTCCAGCTCATTGAAATGGTATTCAAAATCATGTGAAAACCCATCCTGGGGGGGGTTTAGCAACATCAGAAAACGGGGCCAAGACATTTCTCGTCGAGATCAGAGCGGAGCGGAGcggagcagagcagagcagagcagcagcaaacaAAGGGTTGGgaagggaagaggagagagagcaagGTTGTCTTTGTAAGATTATTATTTTTTTTAAACCTAAAAATATTTAATCTTCGtgactacctaggtaggtagagagaactctgcccgaTTCTCTTCCGAGAAAACAGCAGCGGGTTTTGGGTAgtgatgtgtgtgtgtgtgtgtgtgtggtatGGTGGTATCTGGAAAGACAAGCAGTGATGCAGTCGGTATCTGGTTTAGTTGTGAAGAGAGACAAGTGAGacaaaaaggaaaaaaaggaaaaccATCAAACGCCCGCCCCCTTGGGAATTTTCACCTAAAGGTTGTCAAAATTCCTCACTTGGCTCCAAAAAGTCCCACAAAATGCAAGACAAAAGACCCCCCCATGCTATTCCATCTCATCCCACTCTTACCGGGTTCGACACACCAAGCCGCGGATGCACTCAACTCAATGGACAAAGGAAAGTTCGACATGGGAAGTAGTATGCGACCCAGCcaaaggagagggggggaaagacCACCCCCAAAAAGCAGGGGCGCGGgccgctcgctcgctcgctaTGCCGCATTCCCCACCACCAGGATTAGCAGCATGCCGTTGAGGACGCAGGCCGTGAAAAAGCTGCTGTAGACAGCCACGCGTTGCCAGACGCCAAGGTCGTCGCGCCGGTACAGCGACATACCCAGGGCGAGGCAGGCAGTAAACAAgctggcgacgacgccgaccgtgacgccggcgtcgacttCGGCGCGGAGCTTGTGGCGGCCAGTCGAGATGAGAATGCCCGCCaccaggagcagcaggaaggATACGCCGAAGCAACCGATGGTGCCCCAAAAGAGAACGTGCTCGCGGTACCGCCTTACTTGTTGCTCGTTGAGGCTCGGCAGCGTGGCGAAGTGCGTGGCATATCCCGTCGTGGGCATGCCATCGGAGCTGGCGTATtcgtcgtccgtgtcggTCCCGAGAGGCGAGATGCCGCCGTAGCTCTCGAGGAACGGGGCGTTGCCCAACAACCGCTGACCCTCGGGGTCTTGCCGCCGCGAAAACCACCTCCGGGCGTGGCGAAAGGGCGCCGCAAGAATCGCTCGCATCGAGTCCAGGCCGGGGAAGctcatgtcgtcgtcgggatTGATGTAGATGGCGTACTCGTCCTCCTGTCCGCCCGCTTCGCTTCCATCGTCGTACTCATTCCAATagtgttgctgctgctgccgctgctgttgctgaaCGGGCTGGCGAGGCTGCCGCTGGGCGGGGGGCAGCGGCGTGAAGAAGTCTTCTGCGGTAGAGCCTCGGCGGGAGGGCAGCAGTTCGTCTGAAGAAGGGGAACTGGGCTCGCTCAATTGAGGGGTGGAACTGCGTAGAGTGTTGAGTAGCTCCTCGTAGCGAGTCTGGAGGTTGTTCAGGTCTCGTCGGGTGAAGCTCTTGGGATTGGCAAGAACATTTTCGCGGAAACGGGCACCGAGCGTGGGGGATCCTGTCCATTTCTTAACAAGGTGTCAGCACATGCACACAAGATCCGCAGCGATATGTCGAGAGACGCGGCTTACCTTGTATTTCTTGGTGATCTTCCGGAAAGCTGTGATCTGGGCATTGATGAAGCGGGCAAGGGCAAGAGTCTCCTCGCCACAGCGAAGCAAATCCCTCTCGTACTTGGCGAATCGACGGTGCCGCTTGATCGAGATTCGgtcgccttcctcggcgcaTTTGACAATCAGTTTCTGAAGCTGGTCGGATACGTATTCTGGATACGACGGTTAGTCAATTGAAGCTCAGGCTGGACTGGTATGTCAAGTGGTGCACTTACGCAGCCG
This genomic interval carries:
- a CDS encoding Acetyltransferase; this translates as MSKPEFHVRPGTSADLPAVVDIYVAAFGDDWAVKKIHPRCREFPDDLRAWAHRYFYARYWGPEQQLFHVVVVPDPTASPSGERIAAFAWWRRPYPTPEEKSAAEGWLTLRGWLKPVLLAANSLSGYLWPSRSVDPAMADMFDDTHAATDPLKDDPAHPRRRNAWYLSTLGAHPEFQGKGYGSLLVREGLRQADAEDVPAWLIGLAGVEPFYERLGFAVKGRANVGRLAEWDGGAIMYRE
- a CDS encoding Fungal specific transcription factor, whose amino-acid sequence is MSRQIQRLDVTPPSEDSDAVNSGSRYAGRLSTSSSHLSPVDSPPRAHRACEKCTRTKKKCDKGLPACSRCTRLTTNCCYDFVVNPPSLTIVDQGAVATAYKHPSDARPTFEWLNQVDFTAGQIMQLLVSHGVDWKASVNTYFNTVNTWLVVIHPDAWRRRCAAADLDTNPNDSDLAMLILCIHLLTIWNCDEFSSTAMLDHPLYQTAKRIWTLRKAFSKAKIEHVQCGVLISLYEMGHGDITRCYQTFGEAASLGKVLNLKPGKYVKEEEDMPADPEDEQNRALWWVLVIMDKISHEQSSTLWNPLQMDMPSDDDLLPTEHYLWDSDRNGSFKLVKRYPVTIPASVRVGAFQRSCQAAILLGYAINWEAANAELDEPPSVWSFVQLESATRDLIEALITRSETWGENLNTYAQCARFVSIPACQRPVPQALTSPSIFCLLFYSFLYAANRPDTPAQDPETDVEMRKAVAGIKFTIGLVIDGSNGIFNAYSSRDDVLEHCAPVWPYAQYHTMQLLFHYEALLEDAESMMAEVRHRVDCTTKRWACSRGEEERGQDVQKVHNWKQDLRALPSSRMRRRHIRRRGSLFVTMQKRITLDSKSQQDRPLDPGVYDPVRLGLSAYQDGDVRL
- a CDS encoding SPX domain-containing protein, with protein sequence MKYGDQLEQESVPQWSLHNVDYNSLKHEIKVHTSRDQATAIAIPGHQDAALKRFEDNLYHELCQQHDRVDLFVSSKADEISRRLQYVSDQLQKLIVKCAEEGDRISIKRHRRFAKYERDLLRCGEETLALARFINAQITAFRKITKKYKKWTGSPTLGARFRENVLANPKSFTRRDLNNLQTRYEELLNTLRSSTPQLSEPSSPSSDELLPSRRGSTAEDFFTPLPPAQRQPRQPVQQQQRQQQQHYWNEYDDGSEAGGQEDEYAIYINPDDDMSFPGLDSMRAILAAPFRHARRWFSRRQDPEGQRLLGNAPFLESYGGISPLGTDTDDEYASSDGMPTTGYATHFATLPSLNEQQVRRYREHVLFWGTIGCFGVSFLLLLVAGILISTGRHKLRAEVDAGVTVGVVASLFTACLALGMSLYRRDDLGVWQRVAVYSSFFTACVLNGMLLILVVGNAA